A window from Larimichthys crocea isolate SSNF chromosome XXIII, L_crocea_2.0, whole genome shotgun sequence encodes these proteins:
- the LOC104938243 gene encoding ADP-ribosylation factor-like protein 4C yields MGNSFSNISAFQSLHIVMLGLDSAGKTTVLYRLKFNEFVNTVPTIGFNTEKIKLSNGTAKGISCHFWDVGGQEKLRPLWKSYSRCTDGIIYVVDSVDVDRLEEAKTELHKVTKFAENQGTPLLVIANKQDLPKSLPVADIEKQLALHELIPSTTYHIQPACAIIGEGLHEGMDKLYEMILKRKKSLKQKKKR; encoded by the coding sequence ATGGGTAATAGCTTCTCGAACATCTCTGCCTTCCAGTCTCTTCACATTGTCATGCTGGGGTTGGACTCTGCTGGGAAGACCACAGTTCTTTACAGACTCAAATTTAATGAATTTGTAAACACAGTTCCTACAATTGGGTTTAACACTGAAAAGATCAAACTGAGTAATGGCACAGCGAAGGGCATTAGTTGTCATTTCTGGGATGTGGGAGGACAGGAGAAGCTGAGGCCTCTGTGGAAGTCCTACAGCCGCTGCACTGATGGAATCATTTATGTTGTGGACTCTGTGGATGTTGACAGGCTGGAGGAGGCCAAGACTGAACTGCACAAAGTCACCAAGTTCGCAGAGAACCAGGGCACACCACTACTGGTCATTGCCAACAAGCAGGACCTTCCCAAATCTCTTCCAGTAGCAGATATTGAGAAGCAGCTGGCTCTGCATGAGCTCATCCCCTCCACTACCTACCACATCCAACCTGCATGTGCTATAATAGGAGAGGGGCTTCATGAGGGTATGGACAAACTGTATGAAATGAtactgaagaggaagaaatccctcaaacagaagaagaagcggtAA